A single region of the Brevinema andersonii genome encodes:
- a CDS encoding peptidoglycan recognition protein family protein: MSKKWYQLWDKNPSPSWIGKEMMVHTPVILVKEEKKHYRHIIENDHVMIRGWINPGYTFVIEFDGSVWYCPETAKYQIHCRSGGQNKKSLGMCLIGDGTKQEPSLKQMKALEELIVLHKSPSIIYHRDFSSKECPGDRVIHAIARSPLGILVRRYQ, from the coding sequence ATGAGTAAGAAATGGTACCAGTTATGGGATAAAAATCCATCCCCATCATGGATAGGAAAAGAGATGATGGTGCACACTCCAGTCATCCTCGTGAAGGAAGAAAAGAAACACTACCGACATATCATAGAGAACGACCACGTTATGATAAGAGGATGGATAAATCCTGGCTACACCTTTGTCATTGAGTTTGATGGAAGCGTTTGGTATTGTCCGGAAACAGCAAAGTACCAAATCCATTGTCGGAGCGGAGGACAGAACAAGAAAAGTTTAGGAATGTGTCTCATAGGTGATGGCACCAAACAAGAGCCTTCTCTGAAACAAATGAAAGCTTTAGAGGAATTAATAGTACTGCATAAAAGCCCCTCTATTATTTACCACAGGGACTTTTCTTCCAAGGAATGTCCGGGAGACAGAGTTATTCATGCTATTGCAAGGTCTCCGTTGGGTATATTAGTAAGAAGATATCAATAA